A window of Halomonas sp. GFAJ-1 contains these coding sequences:
- a CDS encoding cytochrome c oxidase subunit II encodes MLSPWRWLLPISFISTAAQAQSSGWNMPVGVTDISRDIYGLHMTIFWICVVIGLIVFGVMFYSLFRYRHSKGAKPAKFHEHTTVEVLWTAIPVLILVGMAVPATATLKNMYDTSEAELDVMIIGQQWRWRYEYLGEDVAFNSSMSTPWEQIRGEEARDEHYLLDVDEPLVLPINRKVRFLMTSDDVIHSWWVPDLAVKQDTIPGFINENWVQINEPGIYRGQCAELCGVNHGFMPVVVHAVEEEEFEIWLAERKEAAQQEAMGVDREWELDELMARGEPVYRAICASCHQADGQGAPPAFPALANNDQLIDDLDWHIDRILNGVSGTAMPAFRNTLNPVEIAAVVTYTRNAWGSDTGDAIQPAAIAEKIVQ; translated from the coding sequence ATGCTCTCACCGTGGCGCTGGCTGCTGCCCATAAGCTTTATTTCAACCGCTGCCCAAGCTCAATCCAGCGGGTGGAACATGCCCGTAGGCGTGACAGATATCAGTCGCGATATTTACGGTCTGCATATGACAATCTTTTGGATATGCGTAGTGATTGGCCTGATAGTGTTTGGAGTCATGTTTTACTCGCTGTTCCGCTATCGGCATTCAAAAGGAGCTAAACCAGCGAAATTTCACGAGCACACCACTGTTGAAGTGCTTTGGACAGCTATTCCGGTGTTAATTTTAGTGGGAATGGCCGTGCCTGCCACGGCCACACTTAAGAATATGTATGACACCTCTGAAGCCGAACTAGATGTGATGATCATCGGCCAGCAGTGGCGCTGGCGCTACGAGTATCTTGGTGAGGATGTGGCTTTTAACTCAAGCATGAGCACTCCTTGGGAGCAGATTCGTGGCGAGGAGGCACGTGATGAGCACTATTTACTTGATGTAGATGAGCCACTGGTGCTGCCTATTAACCGCAAAGTACGGTTCTTAATGACCTCAGATGACGTTATCCACTCTTGGTGGGTGCCGGACCTTGCCGTCAAGCAAGATACGATCCCTGGCTTCATTAATGAGAATTGGGTGCAAATTAACGAACCGGGTATTTACCGTGGTCAATGTGCAGAACTCTGTGGTGTTAACCATGGGTTTATGCCCGTGGTGGTGCATGCCGTTGAGGAGGAAGAGTTTGAAATATGGTTAGCGGAACGTAAAGAAGCGGCTCAGCAAGAAGCGATGGGAGTGGATCGGGAGTGGGAGCTTGATGAGCTAATGGCGCGAGGGGAGCCGGTATACCGCGCTATTTGTGCCTCATGCCATCAGGCGGATGGTCAAGGCGCGCCGCCTGCTTTCCCGGCGCTAGCCAATAATGACCAATTAATCGACGACTTGGACTGGCATATCGACCGTATTTTAAATGGCGTTTCGGGAACCGCCATGCCCGCGTTTCGCAATACGTTGAACCCGGTGGAGATTGCTGCGGTAGTGACCTATACGCGTAACGCATGGGGCAGCGACACGGGCGATGCAATTCAGCCAGCGGCAATTGCTGAAAAAATTGTTCAATAA
- a CDS encoding cytochrome c oxidase subunit I, protein MAPKLPPQHSLQHSSTAVADGQAPHAHHETPKGIMRWLLTTNHKEIGSLYLIFSLIMFFIGGIFALVVRAELFQPGLQLVEPEFFNQMTTMHGLIMVFAAVMPAFTGLANWMIPLQIGAPDMALPRLNNFSFWLLPVAFTLLLSTLLMPGGGPNFGWTFYAPLSTTYAPPSTTFFILALHIAGISSILGAINIVATILNMRAPGMRMMDMPLFVWTWLITAFLLIAVMPVLAGVITMMLMDINFGTSFFDAAGGGDPVLFQHLFWFFGHPEVYIMILPAFGIVSAIIPTFARKRLFGYASMVYATGAIALLSFLVWAHHMFVVGLPLAAELFFMYTTMLIAVPTGVKVFNWITTLFRGSISFEPPMLFALAFVVLFTIGGFSGLMLAIAPADFQYHDTYFVVAHFHYVLVPGAIFAIMAGVYYWLPKWTGHYPHERLAQCHFWCSIVGVNLTFFPMHFAGLAGMPRRIPDYALQFADFNLVSSIGAFFFGVSQLIFVLVVVLCVRGGKKAPAKAWEGAEDLEWSVPSPAPLHTFETPPVFHRAQHGE, encoded by the coding sequence ATGGCGCCCAAACTACCTCCTCAACACTCGCTGCAGCATAGCTCTACCGCAGTGGCTGACGGTCAAGCACCCCATGCGCATCACGAAACGCCTAAAGGGATTATGCGTTGGCTGCTCACGACCAATCACAAAGAGATCGGCTCTTTGTACCTCATCTTTTCGCTGATTATGTTTTTTATTGGCGGTATTTTTGCGCTCGTAGTGAGAGCAGAGCTGTTCCAACCGGGTCTGCAGCTGGTTGAGCCTGAGTTTTTTAACCAAATGACCACAATGCATGGGCTAATAATGGTCTTTGCCGCGGTAATGCCAGCATTTACTGGCCTGGCTAATTGGATGATTCCTCTGCAAATTGGCGCGCCAGACATGGCGCTTCCTCGTCTAAACAACTTTAGCTTCTGGCTGCTGCCCGTCGCGTTTACATTGCTGTTGTCAACGCTCCTGATGCCTGGAGGAGGGCCAAATTTTGGCTGGACATTCTATGCGCCTCTATCAACGACGTATGCGCCGCCTTCAACCACGTTCTTTATTCTTGCCCTGCATATCGCGGGTATTAGCTCAATATTAGGTGCGATTAATATTGTTGCGACTATCCTCAACATGCGTGCTCCTGGCATGCGCATGATGGATATGCCGCTGTTTGTCTGGACTTGGCTCATCACCGCTTTCCTACTTATCGCCGTTATGCCTGTGTTGGCGGGCGTCATTACCATGATGTTAATGGATATAAACTTTGGCACTAGCTTCTTCGATGCTGCGGGCGGTGGAGACCCGGTGCTTTTCCAGCATCTGTTTTGGTTTTTCGGCCATCCTGAGGTTTACATTATGATTTTGCCCGCATTCGGGATTGTCTCCGCCATCATTCCTACGTTTGCCCGCAAACGGTTGTTTGGCTACGCCTCCATGGTTTATGCAACCGGCGCTATCGCACTGCTTTCGTTTTTAGTTTGGGCACACCACATGTTTGTGGTTGGTCTACCGTTAGCAGCAGAGCTGTTTTTTATGTACACCACAATGCTGATTGCAGTGCCAACGGGGGTTAAAGTCTTTAATTGGATCACCACACTGTTTCGAGGCTCAATTAGTTTTGAACCCCCCATGCTGTTCGCACTTGCATTTGTCGTTCTGTTCACCATCGGTGGTTTTTCGGGGCTTATGTTGGCAATTGCCCCTGCCGACTTTCAATACCACGATACCTACTTTGTGGTAGCCCATTTTCACTATGTGTTAGTGCCAGGGGCCATCTTTGCCATTATGGCAGGGGTTTACTACTGGCTTCCCAAGTGGACGGGGCACTACCCCCATGAACGATTAGCACAGTGCCATTTTTGGTGTTCGATTGTGGGCGTAAACCTGACGTTCTTCCCAATGCATTTTGCCGGTCTCGCCGGGATGCCGAGGCGTATCCCTGACTATGCGCTTCAGTTCGCGGACTTTAATCTTGTTTCAAGCATTGGTGCCTTTTTCTTCGGGGTGTCGCAGTTAATTTTTGTGCTGGTGGTGGTGCTGTGTGTCCGAGGGGGTAAAAAAGCGCCTGCTAAGGCATGGGAAGGCGCAGAAGACCTTGAGTGGAGTGTCCCTAGTCCAGCGCCCTTGCATACCTTTGAAACACCTCCCGTGTTTCATCGTGCACAACACGGCGAATAA
- a CDS encoding carbonate dehydratase: MAKTPLPNETTAAWHSTDADEAISSLQSSTTGLSSQEAESRLKTHGPNRLQQEQARPWYRRFLDQFNNILMLILIIAAVASALLGHHLDAAAILGVVVIIALIGFIQEGKAEQAIQSIRNMLSPQATVLRNGQRTVVDAETVVPGDVVLIESGDRVPADLRLIEVKRFCTDEAALTGESIPVDKQSHPVSTDADLAERSSIAYASTIVVQGTAKGLVVATGTQTEIGKISELVRGIEQLKTPLLRQLDRAGSMLAFFILGAAALTAAVGSFFHNQPLDEMFMAAVGLAVAAIPEGLPAIVTISLALGVQRMAKRKAIIRRLPAVETLGSISTIFSDKTGTLTRNEMTATSIWLGDAQYTIEGTGFNPEGNIRQVDADAQSQPSSISIEDHTALSHFLKVASLCNDAELAQRDDSYHIVGDPTEGALIVAAAKAGFEIQPLRERHPRLDAIPFESEHKYMATVNELDGKHRVLVKGAPDRLLEMSSHTLTQEGLSPIDRSQWETRIEELSSQGLRVLAIAEIASPDSPSLDHEHIQQDLTFLGIIGLLDPPREEAIDAVKECLRAGIRPVMITGDHAATALSIAKQLGFSQTERVVTGREVEAMSDTQLEEIITDVDVFARASPEHKLRLVKAMQAKGGICAMTGDGVNDGPALKRADVGVAMGIQGTEAAKDASEMVLADDNFATIVNAIAEGRKVYDNIRKTITFILPTNGAQGLAIMLAVLAGTNLPITPLQALWVNMVVATTLGLALAFEESEQDLMQRQPRDPKAALLDMFLLWRVIFVSLLLLGGVFSVFSWVLAQGESIELARTAAVNMLVVGSAAYLINSRFLINSTFSFHGIFSSRMVWLAIGAIMLLQLAFTYWPIMQVIFASEALQLQHWLAILLLSLAIYALVEIEKAIWRRLR, from the coding sequence ATGGCCAAAACACCACTACCGAATGAAACCACTGCTGCATGGCACAGCACTGATGCAGACGAAGCGATATCATCACTGCAATCAAGCACGACCGGCTTATCCAGCCAAGAAGCTGAATCGCGGCTGAAAACCCATGGCCCGAATAGGCTTCAGCAAGAACAAGCGCGACCCTGGTATCGGCGCTTTTTAGATCAATTTAATAACATCCTTATGCTTATCCTGATTATCGCAGCAGTTGCCAGCGCTCTGCTGGGGCATCACTTGGATGCCGCTGCCATCCTCGGGGTGGTAGTGATCATTGCGTTAATTGGATTTATTCAAGAAGGTAAAGCTGAGCAGGCCATTCAAAGCATACGCAATATGCTTTCCCCTCAAGCCACAGTGTTACGCAATGGGCAGCGAACTGTCGTTGACGCGGAAACAGTCGTTCCTGGTGATGTGGTACTTATTGAAAGTGGCGACCGTGTTCCTGCCGACCTTCGCTTAATTGAAGTAAAACGCTTTTGCACCGACGAAGCGGCTCTTACGGGCGAGTCCATACCGGTTGATAAACAATCCCACCCCGTATCGACCGACGCTGATTTAGCTGAACGTAGCTCAATTGCTTATGCCAGTACGATTGTTGTTCAAGGCACTGCCAAAGGCCTAGTGGTGGCAACTGGCACCCAAACAGAGATTGGTAAAATTTCTGAGCTAGTACGCGGCATTGAACAGCTTAAAACCCCTTTATTGCGCCAATTAGACCGCGCTGGAAGCATGCTAGCGTTCTTTATATTAGGCGCAGCCGCACTAACTGCGGCCGTAGGTAGTTTTTTTCACAACCAACCCCTAGACGAAATGTTTATGGCGGCAGTAGGCTTGGCAGTGGCCGCCATTCCTGAAGGCTTACCCGCTATTGTTACCATTAGCCTAGCCCTTGGCGTTCAGCGCATGGCGAAACGAAAGGCAATTATTCGGCGCCTTCCTGCGGTTGAAACTCTTGGCTCAATTTCGACTATTTTTTCCGATAAAACCGGCACACTTACTCGCAACGAGATGACAGCCACATCTATTTGGCTTGGTGACGCTCAATACACCATTGAAGGTACTGGCTTTAACCCCGAGGGCAATATTCGACAGGTCGACGCTGATGCTCAATCACAACCCTCTTCTATTTCCATAGAAGATCACACTGCATTAAGCCACTTCCTGAAGGTCGCTTCGCTTTGCAATGATGCAGAACTTGCCCAGCGTGATGATTCATACCACATCGTCGGCGACCCGACAGAGGGCGCTTTAATCGTTGCTGCCGCTAAAGCAGGCTTTGAAATTCAGCCTCTACGCGAGCGCCATCCGCGACTTGATGCAATTCCTTTCGAGTCTGAACATAAATATATGGCAACGGTAAACGAGCTTGATGGCAAGCATCGAGTATTGGTAAAAGGCGCCCCGGATAGGCTCCTTGAGATGTCGAGTCATACGTTGACTCAAGAAGGGTTATCACCTATTGATCGCAGCCAATGGGAAACACGGATTGAAGAGCTATCTTCGCAAGGCTTGAGAGTGTTAGCTATCGCAGAAATAGCATCACCCGACTCACCGTCTCTTGATCATGAACATATTCAACAGGATCTCACCTTTTTAGGCATCATCGGCCTACTCGACCCTCCGCGTGAAGAAGCCATTGACGCAGTGAAAGAGTGTCTCAGAGCAGGCATTCGCCCTGTCATGATTACCGGGGACCATGCCGCTACTGCCCTTTCTATTGCCAAACAACTAGGTTTTTCACAGACAGAGCGAGTGGTTACCGGTCGCGAAGTTGAAGCAATGAGCGATACACAGCTTGAAGAGATTATTACGGATGTCGATGTATTTGCCCGCGCATCGCCTGAACACAAGTTAAGACTGGTTAAAGCTATGCAGGCAAAGGGCGGTATATGTGCGATGACTGGGGATGGGGTCAATGATGGCCCTGCCCTTAAACGTGCTGATGTCGGCGTGGCGATGGGCATTCAAGGCACCGAGGCAGCAAAAGATGCCTCTGAAATGGTACTTGCAGACGATAATTTTGCCACGATTGTGAATGCGATAGCTGAAGGTAGAAAAGTCTACGACAACATTCGTAAAACGATCACCTTCATTCTGCCTACCAACGGTGCACAAGGCTTAGCAATAATGCTGGCGGTGCTGGCGGGCACCAACCTACCGATCACCCCGCTTCAAGCGCTTTGGGTAAACATGGTGGTGGCTACCACACTCGGCTTAGCCCTAGCCTTCGAGGAAAGTGAACAGGATTTAATGCAGCGTCAACCGCGGGACCCAAAAGCGGCATTGCTCGATATGTTTCTACTCTGGCGTGTCATCTTTGTCTCATTACTATTACTGGGCGGTGTTTTCAGCGTTTTCAGCTGGGTTCTCGCCCAAGGCGAAAGCATTGAGTTAGCGCGCACTGCCGCCGTCAATATGCTGGTGGTCGGTAGCGCTGCCTATTTAATCAATAGTCGCTTCCTCATCAACAGCACATTCTCCTTTCACGGCATTTTTAGTAGCCGCATGGTTTGGCTAGCGATTGGCGCTATTATGCTCCTACAGCTAGCATTTACTTACTGGCCGATAATGCAGGTTATTTTTGCCAGCGAAGCCCTACAATTGCAGCACTGGTTAGCCATTTTGCTGTTAAGTCTCGCTATTTACGCGTTAGTCGAAATTGAAAAAGCCATATGGCGCCGCCTACGTTAA
- a CDS encoding ATP-dependent helicase HrpB: MSTLPIEPHLAALQTALDAHNRLILVAQPGAGKTTRVPLTLLGSSWSQGQKLLLLEPRRVAARLAANYMAEQLNESVGQTIGYRMRGDSKVSAQTRLEVVTQGVLTRMLQDDPLLEGVAGIIFDEFHERSLEADLGLAFALDIQQSIRDDLRLIVMSATLDVVALKNVLGNDTPVIESSGRQFPVETQYRPTRGSESLEMAAFRVISEALSWPDARDVLVILPGVAEIARLVQTLESDMPDIEVRALHGRMPIEAQQAALKPHEVRQRVIVSTAIAESSVTVNGVNVVIDAGLERVPLFQPRTGLTRLTTRRVNRASADQRRGRAGRQQPGICFRLWPQEQPLVAYGEPEIAQADLSKLVLEVAVWGVQSPDVLAWVTPPPKGAWQSGQALLEQLGIIDSVTKLTPLGKQSALWPLEPRLAVMLATSFSLNAVPLACGLAALLESRERINGTLQEALVQRFGQPARFPQWQREAERLAKVAGIALSRSVSCEPLGVLLALAYPDRIGQLITSGRFKLANGKTATLPSRHSLANAPYLVAVSVESASKDAAIYLAESLALATLVRFFPATQQWVDRIRWSDSQGKLVGEAVQCHGELVLASRPLGELPAEAIQRALLIALKQRPNVVFTKEVRQLQGRMALLHRLFPDQWPDWSDKVLMDALDTWLLPYLAGMTRMSQLEKMSFHTHLLASLKWDDQVAFDRLAPKALPVPSGSQVMLDYAPCHDGRPPVLALKLQEAFGWQDSPSIADGHAVVLIHLLSPARRPLQVTQDLRSFWLNGYSEVRKEMRGRYPKHPWPENPLTAKATAKTTHGSGSAH, translated from the coding sequence ATGTCTACTTTGCCTATTGAGCCGCATTTAGCCGCCTTGCAAACCGCATTAGATGCTCACAACCGGCTGATTTTGGTTGCTCAACCGGGAGCGGGTAAGACTACCCGTGTGCCGTTAACACTTCTTGGCAGCTCGTGGTCACAGGGGCAAAAGCTTTTGCTGCTAGAACCCCGGCGCGTTGCGGCGCGGTTAGCGGCAAACTATATGGCAGAGCAGCTTAATGAGTCGGTTGGCCAGACGATCGGTTATCGAATGCGTGGTGATAGCAAGGTTAGCGCACAAACCCGTCTGGAAGTGGTTACCCAAGGGGTGCTCACTCGCATGCTGCAGGATGATCCGCTCCTTGAAGGCGTTGCGGGCATTATTTTTGATGAGTTTCATGAGCGTAGTCTTGAAGCGGATCTTGGTCTTGCGTTTGCGCTGGATATACAGCAAAGCATTCGCGATGACCTACGGCTTATTGTGATGTCTGCCACGCTCGATGTCGTCGCGTTGAAAAATGTATTGGGAAACGATACGCCCGTCATTGAAAGCAGCGGTCGACAATTCCCTGTTGAAACACAATATCGTCCTACACGCGGCAGCGAATCGTTAGAAATGGCGGCTTTTCGCGTGATAAGCGAGGCTCTATCATGGCCAGATGCACGCGATGTGCTGGTTATCTTGCCCGGTGTGGCTGAAATTGCTCGACTAGTTCAGACGCTAGAGAGTGACATGCCTGATATTGAAGTGCGTGCATTACACGGACGAATGCCCATCGAAGCACAGCAAGCTGCGTTGAAGCCTCATGAAGTGCGCCAACGTGTGATTGTATCAACCGCGATTGCTGAATCCAGTGTCACCGTAAACGGTGTAAATGTGGTTATCGACGCAGGCCTGGAGCGAGTACCGCTATTTCAGCCGCGTACAGGGTTAACACGCTTAACCACACGACGTGTTAATCGCGCCAGCGCTGACCAGCGCAGGGGGCGGGCCGGTCGGCAGCAACCAGGCATATGTTTCCGCTTATGGCCCCAAGAACAGCCGCTGGTTGCCTATGGCGAGCCAGAAATCGCCCAGGCCGATTTATCTAAATTGGTACTTGAAGTTGCGGTCTGGGGCGTTCAGTCACCCGATGTGCTGGCATGGGTGACTCCACCGCCAAAGGGCGCTTGGCAAAGTGGCCAGGCGTTGCTTGAGCAGCTAGGCATCATTGACTCGGTGACTAAGCTAACGCCGCTGGGTAAGCAGAGTGCACTCTGGCCCCTTGAGCCACGGCTAGCCGTTATGCTGGCAACGTCTTTTTCACTCAATGCGGTGCCATTAGCCTGTGGATTGGCAGCGCTATTAGAGAGTAGAGAGCGCATAAACGGCACTTTACAGGAGGCTTTAGTTCAGCGATTTGGGCAGCCCGCACGGTTTCCCCAGTGGCAAAGAGAGGCTGAGCGCCTGGCTAAAGTAGCGGGTATAGCGTTGTCTCGCAGCGTTAGTTGCGAGCCGTTAGGCGTGCTGCTGGCACTGGCTTATCCGGATCGTATCGGTCAACTTATCACTTCCGGCCGGTTCAAATTGGCCAATGGGAAGACCGCAACATTACCCAGCCGCCACTCCCTGGCAAACGCCCCTTACCTTGTTGCGGTGAGTGTTGAAAGTGCTTCCAAGGATGCAGCCATTTACTTGGCAGAGTCGCTTGCGTTGGCAACACTTGTGCGTTTTTTCCCGGCAACCCAACAGTGGGTGGATCGGATAAGGTGGTCAGATTCCCAAGGCAAGCTTGTCGGCGAAGCCGTTCAGTGTCATGGAGAGCTGGTGTTAGCCTCTCGACCGCTCGGGGAGCTGCCCGCTGAGGCTATTCAGCGTGCATTACTCATAGCGCTGAAACAGCGTCCAAACGTGGTGTTTACAAAGGAGGTACGGCAGCTGCAGGGGCGTATGGCGCTGCTACATCGTCTCTTTCCAGACCAGTGGCCAGACTGGTCAGATAAAGTGTTAATGGATGCGTTGGATACATGGCTTTTACCCTACTTAGCGGGCATGACGCGCATGAGTCAGCTAGAAAAGATGTCCTTTCACACGCATTTACTGGCTTCGTTGAAGTGGGATGATCAGGTTGCTTTTGATCGATTAGCGCCTAAGGCGCTGCCTGTGCCTAGCGGCAGTCAGGTGATGCTCGATTATGCTCCCTGTCATGATGGCCGCCCGCCTGTGTTAGCGCTTAAACTGCAAGAAGCGTTTGGATGGCAAGACTCACCTAGCATTGCTGATGGGCATGCTGTGGTTCTCATTCATCTGCTTTCACCTGCAAGAAGGCCGCTACAAGTAACTCAAGATCTACGTAGCTTTTGGCTAAATGGCTATTCAGAGGTGCGTAAGGAGATGCGTGGTCGCTATCCAAAACACCCCTGGCCAGAAAATCCGTTAACTGCAAAAGCCACTGCCAAGACAACGCATGGCAGTGGCTCAGCGCATTAA